Genomic segment of Candidatus Protochlamydia amoebophila UWE25:
GCAGCAAATCTGACGGAGACGGAGAATAGCTTCTAGAACTTCTAAACGATGCTTAGTAATCCCTTCAGCTTCAATTTTCTTAAATAAATTTCTCTTAAAATTAGCTAAAAACTGTTCATAATGCTGCCTTTGAGACTCACTCATTTCGATCCAAACAATTTGATCAATACGGGCAGGCAGGTCTTTAGCCACTTCTTGTTTCTGTCTTCTGAGAATAAAAGGAGCCACTTTTTTCTTAATACGATCGAGATAACGTCGATCAGCACTTGCTGCTTGAATATCTGCATTAAAACTTTCTTCTGCACCAAAAAGATCAGGAATTAGAAAATGAAAATGAGACCAAAGTTCTCCAAGATGATTTTCAATAGGTGTGCCGGTGATACACAACCTAAAGTGAGAGGATAATGAACAAGCTGCTTGAAATGTCTGTGTATGAGCATTTTTAATTTGTTGAGCTTCATCTAAAATGAGTGTATTTAGATCTAATTTTTGTAAGAGAGAAAGATCTAATCTTAACGTAGTATAAGAAGTCAAGATAATCGAATAGTTTTGCAAAATCTCTATAGAATTTGCACGCTGAGAGCCTTGGTGAATATAGCATGAACATGAAGGTAAAAAGCGACAAATTTCATTTTTCCAATTAAAAAGTAAGGATGTAGGAACAACAATCAAATGTTTAGATTCGGAAGCGAACCGAGAAATAAAGGCCAGTACTTGGACTGTTTTTCCAAGTCCCATTTCGTCTGCTAAAATTCCATGGAATCCATAGTTAAATAAAAAAGAAAGCCAGTTTAATCCCTCTTGTTGATAAGGCCTTAAATGTCCTTCAAAAGAAGGGGCAGGTAAAGCAGTTTCTACTCCTTTAAAGTTTTCCCACTTTTGTTTAAAAATGGATAGTGTAGAAGGAAGTTCTGTTCGATCAAATAACGAAGAAAGTGCACCAATATGACTTTTTTTGATATGTACTTCTTGTCCAATGATTTTTCCTTCTTCCGCAAGTTCTTTTAATTCTTGCACAGAATGTAACTCTGGAAGAAGGCCGACTGTGCCTGGGTTCAGTTGTATAAATCGCTCTCGTCGATTAAAAGCTCCTAATACGGAACTGACGTCGGCTTCATGAGTTTCATAGCGAACGGAGCCTTTAATTTTTATCATTTGAGGGGCATCTTCCAATTTTAAATCAATATGATCTTGTTTAATGACCCGGTTTTCTTTCCAGTCTAAAATCACCCAACCAATTTCTAATAAGAAAGTGAGACTTTTGGCAACCTTATCAAGAGGGCAATAATAGTGAGAGGTCCCCACATTTTTCTTAATGAAATCCGTTTCTAATAGATCTTTTTCAAAATTTTTTTCGACTTCTTCTTGACGTTTAAAAGAAGTTTTTTTTAATTCATGAAAAGCAATTTTTAACCCATTTCCATAATTTAACCAAAGATCTGCAAAGCCACCAGAGCGATCTTTTAAAATGAGAAAAGGGAGAGGTTCAGTTTGTTTATAGAGATTTTCAATGGAATGACCTTTTATCATCAATTGCGGAGAATTAGAATCATTTTCTTCAAACTCTTCTAAAAAAGCAGCTTTTTGTGAACCTTCCAAGATCCAAGGCCGTGTTTGATAAGCACGTTGAAGCTCTTTCCATGAGATAAAGGTTGTAATTCCTTTTAAAGAAATCCCTCGTACAAACCAGACAGGTTTACCAGGTCCGATGCAATCACAACTGGCGATGTCAATATCTTGATCACGCCATTTCAAATGCCCTTTTATTTCTATTTGG
This window contains:
- a CDS encoding DEAD/DEAH box helicase is translated as MNEIGYTLDIEEMNKTGFLTLKLTEVIKEGYHHRLHYPLAKNLAKWKASIQQDREKEIFTSLFKEEVNYQTKLIGRSPSLETTTSPFFHISSNQAVNLLNLLGSLQKIYLNNKQLVVDFVGKVEFYYEVFPLNTSQIEIKGHLKWRDQDIDIASCDCIGPGKPVWFVRGISLKGITTFISWKELQRAYQTRPWILEGSQKAAFLEEFEENDSNSPQLMIKGHSIENLYKQTEPLPFLILKDRSGGFADLWLNYGNGLKIAFHELKKTSFKRQEEVEKNFEKDLLETDFIKKNVGTSHYYCPLDKVAKSLTFLLEIGWVILDWKENRVIKQDHIDLKLEDAPQMIKIKGSVRYETHEADVSSVLGAFNRRERFIQLNPGTVGLLPELHSVQELKELAEEGKIIGQEVHIKKSHIGALSSLFDRTELPSTLSIFKQKWENFKGVETALPAPSFEGHLRPYQQEGLNWLSFLFNYGFHGILADEMGLGKTVQVLAFISRFASESKHLIVVPTSLLFNWKNEICRFLPSCSCYIHQGSQRANSIEILQNYSIILTSYTTLRLDLSLLQKLDLNTLILDEAQQIKNAHTQTFQAACSLSSHFRLCITGTPIENHLGELWSHFHFLIPDLFGAEESFNADIQAASADRRYLDRIKKKVAPFILRRQKQEVAKDLPARIDQIVWIEMSESQRQHYEQFLANFKRNLFKKIEAEGITKHRLEVLEAILRLRQICCHPLLVSSIIEEKEDLITSAKFDLLMQDLQTIREEGRKVLVYSQFTSMLKLMTRYANQQGWTYAYLDGSTQNREKVVTEFQENLEQSIFFISLKAGGVGLNLTAADYVILYDPWWNEAVEEQAINRAHRIGRQEQVIAKRFVVIESIEEKMMKLKAAKRTLVDDIFDFEAAPTQLTIEDLRYLIS